From the Malus domestica chromosome 17, GDT2T_hap1 genome, one window contains:
- the LOC103417358 gene encoding transcription factor VOZ1-like encodes MTKESKGKCEAASHKLLKEKAKTRVQKLRGMFTNIQIARKEGRTADMAIFEDQMDQMLGGWIAELNDPSIASSLHGGSDGRLESFSDDLARFSKQQCDEKDDAESPLKDLPQPNLEGPEPEDFIVSFKGPPEDSFQDLEFPDVVPDVMPDICPPASAFKRPKCALWECSRPVHVLCQDYCSSGHAHLARNEGLPGKTPVLRPWGIALKDGSLFAALNDKTQGKDVGIPDCDGAATLRSPWDDSELFDLSLLEGETPREWLFFGRPRRAFESGNRKRRSLQNYRGRWHVSRTQEMMEYGGQKRSYYMDPQPSSDREWHLFEYEVNNSDACALYRLELKFGTAKKSSKGKQSNDPVGRLTAEASTEVGNNSKGTTSKNAEAGNIFGSDNQTNSLYLNPEMSWKC; translated from the exons ATGACGAAGGAGTCCAAAGGCAAGTGTGAGGCTGCTTCTCACAAGCTACTGAAGGAAAAAGCAAAGACTCGAGTTCAAAAGCTTCGAGGGATGTTCACCAATATTCAAATTGCCAGGAAGGAGGGTCGGACTGCCGACATGGCTATCTTCGAGGACCAAATGGATCAGATGCTTGGCGGGTGGATTGCCGAGCTCAATGACCCGTCCATTGCATCTTCTTTGCAT GGTGGTAGCGATGGAAGACTTGAATCATTTTCTGATGATTTAGCCCGGTTCTCCAAACAACAATGTGATGAGAAAGATGATGCAGAAAGTCCATTGAAGGATTTGCCACAACCTAACCTTGAAGGCCCAGAACCTGAG GACTTTATCGTTTCTTTTAAGGGACCTCCAGAAGATAGTTTTCAGGACCTTGAATTTCCTGATGTTGTGCCAGATGTTATGCCGGATATATGTCCTCCAGCATCTGCTTTCAAGAGGCCAAAATGTGCTCTTTGGGAATGTTCCAGGCCTGTCCATGTTTTGTGTCAGGACTATTGCAGTAGTGGCCATGCCCATTTAGCAAGAAATGAAGGTCTTCCTGGGAAAACTCCGGTTCTGCGACCTTGGGGCATCGCTTTGAAGGATGGTTCACTTTTTGCCGCGCTTAATGATAAGACACAGGGGAAGGATGTCGGAATCCCTGATTGTGATGGGGCTGCTACTCTAAGATCTCCATGGGATGATTCGG AGCTATTTGATCTCTCTTTGCTCGAGGGTGAAACGCCTAGGGAGTGGCTCTTTTTTGGCAGGCCTAGAAGAGCCTTTGAGAGTGGAAATCGGAAGCGGAGGTCACTGCAAAACTACAGAGGGCGTTGGCATGTATCAAGAACGCAGGAAATGATGGAATATGGGGGGCAGAAAAGGTCCTATTATATGGATCCACAGCCTTCAAGCGATCGCGAGTGGCATTTGTTTGAGTATGAGGTCAACAACTCAGACGCCTGTGCACTATATAGGTTGGAGCTCAAGTTTGGGACGGCAAAGAAAAGTTCCAaaggaaaacaatcaaatgatcCGGTGGGAAGGCTCACTGCTGAGGCTTCTACAGAAGTTGGAAACAATAGCAAGGGAACAACTAGCAAAAACGCTGAAGCTGGAAATATTTTTGGCTCGGATAATCAGACAAACTCCTTGTACCTAAACCCCGAGATGAGTTGGAAATGTTAG